The following proteins come from a genomic window of Carassius carassius chromosome 10, fCarCar2.1, whole genome shotgun sequence:
- the rps19bp1 gene encoding ribosomal protein S19 binding protein 1, whose translation MSASVIRRGLELFSEKDGVKRKQKKSSCRKSALMEQISSDKQGVQRRIRRLQRPGGSARSTNTVKDKHIRSALDEYRKKQKKSQLKSNVEYFLAADHKTQNRDTRKIVQQHSGRRACHRPDPPASTSEEQSVFTEKDFQKFQKEYFSKL comes from the exons ATGTCAGCATCCGTGATTCGAAGAGGACTTGAATTATTCAGCGAGAAAG ATGGAGTGAAGCGCAAGCAGAAGAAGAGCAGCTGTCGTAAGTCCGCGCTGATGGAGCAGATCAGCAGCGATAAACAGGGTGTTCAGAGGCGGATCCGGCGGCTGCAGCGACCCGGAGGATCAGCGCGGAGCACAAACACGGTCAAAGACAAGCACATCCGGTCTGCGCTGG ATGAATACAGAAAGAAGCAGAAGAAGAGTCAGCTGAAGTCAAATGTGGAGTATTTCCTGGCAGCTGATCATAAAACACAGAACAGAGACACGAGAAAG ATCGTCCAGCAGCACTCGGGGCGTCGCGCCTGTCATCGACCCGATCCGCCCGCCTCTACATCCGAGGAACAATCCGTCTTCACTGAGAAGGACTTCCAGAAGTTCCAGAAGGAATATTTCTCAAAACTCTAA